One segment of Variovorax sp. PAMC28562 DNA contains the following:
- a CDS encoding LysE family translocator: MDWQEFTALMVLATAMSFSPGPNTTLSTALAANGGLKRAMRFIVAVPVGWTLLLVLCAAGIGSLVVAVPALRLVIKALGIAYLLWFAWKLSRSATLGSADEAQLSVGFVQGVMLQFINIKAWLLALTLVAGWIAGQPDALGRFAIVAPVMLFYAFASNLAYAVVGAVLRTWLTEGKRLLWFNRGMAAVLVLTAWWMVGV, encoded by the coding sequence ATGGACTGGCAAGAATTCACCGCGCTGATGGTGTTGGCTACGGCGATGAGTTTTTCGCCGGGGCCGAACACGACGCTGTCGACCGCGCTCGCGGCCAACGGTGGTCTGAAGCGCGCGATGCGTTTCATCGTCGCCGTGCCCGTGGGCTGGACTTTGTTGCTGGTGCTCTGCGCTGCCGGCATCGGTTCACTGGTGGTTGCGGTGCCCGCGCTGCGCCTGGTCATCAAGGCACTCGGCATCGCTTACTTGCTGTGGTTCGCCTGGAAGCTGAGCCGCAGCGCAACGCTCGGCAGCGCCGATGAGGCGCAGCTGTCGGTCGGCTTCGTCCAGGGCGTGATGCTGCAGTTCATCAACATCAAGGCCTGGTTGCTGGCACTCACGCTGGTGGCGGGCTGGATCGCCGGGCAGCCCGATGCGCTGGGTCGCTTCGCCATCGTCGCGCCAGTCATGCTGTTTTATGCATTCGCGAGCAACCTGGCCTATGCGGTGGTCGGTGCCGTGCTGCGCACCTGGCTTACCGAAGGAAAGCGCCTGTTGTGGTTCAACCGCGGCATGGCCGCCGTGCTGGTGCTCACGGCCTGGTGGATGGTGGGCGTATGA
- a CDS encoding DMT family transporter — MKGLQLKDETLGMWLGVLGVAIFAVTLPMTRLATGTQAAPQLSPWFVTVGRAALAGALSVVFLLATRSPRPQRHQWKPLGIAVLGNAVGYPLLLGYALRVVTASHAAVITALLPLVTAAVAAWVLHQRARLGFWVCAVVGSLLVVAFSMLRASRHGGGFGFEWADLLLVGAVIAASFGYIYGAQVTPSLGAERVICWVCVMALPFTLPATLVLWPAQVVAVSAWVGFVYVGVFSMWMGFFAWYRGLALGGALRVSQAQLLQPFLSILASIPLLGEPLDVVTLGFAVAVVATVVIGKKLSQPRAMPTVATPAIDTLR, encoded by the coding sequence ATGAAGGGCTTGCAGCTCAAGGACGAAACGCTGGGCATGTGGCTCGGCGTATTAGGCGTCGCCATCTTCGCCGTCACGTTGCCGATGACGCGGCTGGCGACGGGTACGCAGGCAGCGCCGCAGCTGTCGCCGTGGTTCGTCACCGTCGGCCGCGCGGCGCTGGCCGGCGCGCTCTCCGTCGTTTTCTTGCTGGCGACGCGATCGCCGCGGCCGCAACGTCATCAATGGAAGCCGCTCGGCATCGCCGTGCTTGGCAACGCGGTCGGCTATCCCTTGTTGCTCGGGTATGCGTTGCGCGTCGTCACCGCGAGCCATGCGGCTGTCATCACTGCGCTGCTGCCGCTTGTCACCGCCGCCGTTGCAGCTTGGGTGTTGCATCAGCGCGCGCGGCTCGGCTTCTGGGTGTGCGCCGTGGTCGGCAGCCTGCTCGTTGTCGCGTTTTCGATGCTGCGCGCCAGCAGGCACGGCGGCGGGTTCGGTTTCGAATGGGCCGACCTGTTGCTGGTCGGCGCGGTGATCGCGGCGTCGTTCGGCTATATCTACGGCGCGCAGGTCACGCCGTCGCTCGGTGCCGAGCGCGTGATCTGCTGGGTCTGCGTGATGGCGTTGCCCTTCACCTTGCCGGCGACGCTCGTCTTGTGGCCGGCACAAGTCGTCGCGGTTTCGGCGTGGGTCGGCTTCGTCTACGTCGGCGTGTTCTCGATGTGGATGGGCTTCTTCGCCTGGTATCGGGGCCTGGCGCTCGGCGGTGCACTGCGCGTGAGCCAGGCCCAACTGTTGCAACCGTTTCTGTCGATCCTCGCGTCGATCCCGCTGCTGGGCGAACCGCTCGACGTCGTCACACTGGGCTTCGCGGTCGCAGTGGTCGCGACCGTGGTCATCGGCAAGAAGCTGTCGCAGCCGCGCGCGATGCCGACGGTTGCCACCCCCGCGATCGACACGCTCCGTTGA
- a CDS encoding PLP-dependent aminotransferase family protein → MNWKMAARAEKMNPSVLREILKVAEQPGIISLAGGLPSPKTFPIQEFADACAEVLHTDGQAALQYAASEGYGPLRQAVADMLPWNVDPSLVLITTGSQQGLDLVAKVLIDPGSKVLVETPTYLGALQAFGPMEPVPVSVASDNDGVLVDDLLAKAKDARFVYLLPNFQNPTGRTWTEARRAAVSAAAAKAGLPIVEDNPYGDLWFDAPPPLSLTSRNPEGCIYLGSFSKVLAPGLRLGFLVAPKAIYPKLLQAKQAVDLHTPIFTQRMVSSVMKDNFLDRHVPTIRALYKRQRDAMIAALRREMKGLDVEFNTPVGGMFLWARMPEGIDTVALLPKAVARGVAFVPGAPFFAGEGDPRTLRLSFVTASVEEIDIAIAALAATLREQLAHNAAAEVERELAST, encoded by the coding sequence ATGAACTGGAAAATGGCCGCACGAGCCGAAAAGATGAATCCCTCGGTGTTGCGGGAAATTCTGAAGGTCGCCGAACAGCCCGGCATCATCAGCCTGGCGGGCGGCCTGCCCTCACCCAAGACCTTTCCCATCCAAGAGTTCGCCGACGCATGTGCCGAAGTGCTGCACACCGATGGTCAGGCAGCCTTGCAGTACGCGGCGAGTGAAGGCTATGGGCCGCTGCGGCAAGCTGTTGCCGACATGCTGCCGTGGAACGTCGATCCTTCGCTGGTGCTCATCACCACCGGCTCGCAGCAAGGACTCGACCTGGTCGCCAAGGTGCTGATCGATCCGGGCAGCAAGGTGCTTGTCGAAACCCCGACCTATCTTGGCGCGCTGCAGGCTTTCGGCCCGATGGAGCCGGTGCCGGTGAGCGTGGCGAGCGACAACGACGGCGTGCTTGTCGACGACCTGTTGGCCAAGGCCAAAGACGCGCGCTTTGTCTATCTGCTTCCCAACTTCCAGAACCCGACCGGCCGCACCTGGACCGAGGCGCGGCGCGCCGCCGTCTCGGCCGCCGCAGCCAAGGCAGGCCTGCCCATCGTCGAAGACAACCCCTACGGCGACCTGTGGTTCGACGCACCGCCGCCGCTCTCGCTCACCTCGCGCAACCCGGAAGGCTGCATCTACCTCGGCTCTTTCTCCAAGGTATTGGCACCGGGACTCCGCCTGGGCTTCCTGGTCGCGCCCAAAGCGATCTACCCCAAGCTGTTGCAGGCCAAGCAGGCGGTCGATCTACACACACCGATCTTCACGCAGCGCATGGTGTCGTCGGTCATGAAAGACAACTTTCTGGACCGCCACGTGCCGACGATCCGCGCCCTGTACAAGCGCCAGCGCGACGCGATGATCGCTGCCCTGCGCCGCGAGATGAAGGGACTCGACGTCGAGTTCAACACGCCGGTCGGCGGCATGTTCCTGTGGGCGCGCATGCCCGAAGGCATCGACACCGTGGCGCTGTTGCCCAAGGCGGTGGCGCGAGGGGTGGCTTTTGTGCCGGGTGCGCCTTTCTTCGCTGGAGAAGGCGATCCGCGCACGTTGCGACTGTCGTTCGTGACGGCCAGCGTCGAAGAAATCGACATCGCCATCGCCGCGCTGGCCGCCACGTTGCGCGAACAGTTGGCGCACAACGCCGCGGCCGAGGTCGAGCGCGAGCTGGCCTCGACCTGA
- a CDS encoding glutathione S-transferase family protein, with amino-acid sequence MLNIWGRISSLNVRKVVWCAQELGLDFQRTEAGGRFGVVQTPEYLALNPNAMVPMIDDGEGAERVVLWESNVIVRYLCAKHSLGKLYPDLLGERFDAERWMDWQQTALNPVSAGAFVQWIRTAPHERDDAVIARSVTAAEPLFTLLDTHLADRAYMAGDRFTMADIPIGCEAHRWFGLPVTEYTRPAWPNLERWFADVSARIGARGVLDLALE; translated from the coding sequence ATGCTCAATATCTGGGGCCGCATCAGTTCACTCAACGTGCGCAAGGTCGTCTGGTGCGCGCAGGAGCTCGGGCTCGACTTCCAGCGCACCGAAGCCGGCGGCCGCTTCGGCGTGGTGCAAACGCCCGAGTATCTGGCGCTCAATCCGAACGCGATGGTGCCGATGATCGACGACGGCGAGGGTGCCGAGCGCGTCGTGCTGTGGGAGTCGAACGTCATCGTCCGCTACCTGTGCGCGAAGCATTCGCTCGGCAAGCTCTATCCAGACTTGCTGGGCGAACGCTTCGATGCCGAGCGCTGGATGGACTGGCAGCAAACCGCGTTGAACCCGGTGAGCGCGGGCGCTTTCGTGCAGTGGATTCGCACGGCGCCGCATGAGCGCGACGATGCAGTGATTGCGCGTTCGGTCACCGCAGCCGAGCCTCTCTTCACCCTGCTCGACACGCATCTGGCGGACCGGGCCTACATGGCGGGCGACCGCTTCACCATGGCCGACATCCCGATCGGTTGCGAGGCGCATCGCTGGTTCGGCTTGCCCGTCACCGAGTACACGCGGCCGGCCTGGCCGAACCTCGAGCGCTGGTTCGCCGACGTGTCGGCACGCATCGGCGCACGCGGCGTGCTCGACCTCGCACTGGAATGA
- a CDS encoding PhzF family phenazine biosynthesis protein, producing the protein MKTRAFKQVDVFTAVRYRGNPLAVVLDGTDLDDAELQRFAHWTNLSETTFVLPPTNDAADYRVRIFTPGGEMPFAGHPTLGSCHAWLEAGGRPRSEGHVVQQCAAGLVTVRREAGANGDRLAFAAPKLKRSAPSPTLLAKVASALGLKAHQILSAQLLDNGPVWLGLLLNDADTVLALTPDHRALKELGQAVGVAGVPAPAKNGALIGRSNREARAFGSADKASVKPIAPIAADLEVRAFAANMGIEEDPVTGSLNAGLAEWLIADDHLPARYLVAQGQTLGRDGRVTVERDADGTIWIGGDSVTCIDGTVTL; encoded by the coding sequence ATGAAAACCCGCGCCTTCAAACAAGTCGACGTGTTCACCGCGGTGCGGTACCGCGGCAACCCGCTGGCCGTGGTGCTCGATGGCACCGACCTCGACGACGCCGAGCTGCAACGCTTCGCGCACTGGACCAACCTGTCGGAAACGACCTTCGTGCTGCCGCCGACCAACGATGCCGCCGACTACCGCGTGCGCATCTTCACGCCCGGCGGCGAGATGCCCTTTGCGGGCCATCCCACGCTGGGCAGTTGCCATGCCTGGCTGGAGGCCGGCGGTCGACCGAGATCCGAAGGCCACGTGGTGCAGCAATGCGCCGCCGGGCTTGTCACGGTGCGGCGCGAAGCCGGCGCCAACGGCGATCGGCTTGCCTTCGCGGCGCCCAAGCTCAAGCGCAGTGCGCCGAGCCCCACCTTGCTGGCCAAGGTGGCGAGTGCGCTCGGACTGAAGGCGCATCAGATTCTGTCGGCCCAACTGCTCGACAACGGACCGGTGTGGCTCGGGCTGCTGCTGAACGATGCGGACACGGTGCTCGCGCTGACGCCGGACCATCGCGCGCTCAAGGAACTGGGACAAGCGGTCGGCGTCGCCGGCGTTCCTGCGCCTGCCAAGAACGGCGCGCTTATCGGTCGGTCGAACCGCGAGGCACGCGCCTTCGGCAGTGCGGACAAGGCGAGCGTGAAGCCCATCGCCCCGATCGCGGCCGACCTGGAAGTCCGCGCGTTCGCTGCCAACATGGGCATCGAAGAAGACCCGGTCACCGGCAGCTTGAACGCCGGTCTCGCCGAATGGCTCATTGCCGACGACCACCTGCCGGCCCGCTACCTCGTCGCACAAGGCCAGACGCTGGGCCGCGACGGCCGCGTGACCGTCGAGCGCGATGCCGACGGCACGATCTGGATCGGTGGCGATTCGGTCACCTGCATCGACGGCACGGTCACGTTGTAG
- a CDS encoding VOC family protein has translation MPARLDHLVIAAASLDEGVAWCEATLGVTPSPGGSHPMMGTHNRLLAISSDAFPQSYVEIIAINRKATPTRAARLRRWFDFDDAVLQAGLARHGPHLIHFVARVDDARASLEALSRHHAHIDRGPLIEAARDTAAGRLEWQITVRDDGQRLFYGALPTLIQWGAVHPVESLPTSGVSLRSMHLTHPRADDLATALTAIGLVDMNVLAGAPNLVAVLDTPRGPVTLESKGL, from the coding sequence ATGCCAGCCCGCCTCGACCACCTCGTCATCGCTGCAGCCTCGCTGGACGAAGGCGTGGCCTGGTGCGAGGCCACGCTCGGCGTCACGCCCTCGCCAGGCGGATCGCATCCGATGATGGGCACGCACAACCGCTTGCTCGCCATTTCGAGCGATGCGTTTCCGCAGAGCTACGTAGAGATCATCGCGATCAATCGCAAAGCGACGCCGACGCGCGCAGCCAGATTGCGCCGCTGGTTCGACTTCGACGATGCGGTGCTGCAGGCGGGCCTCGCACGCCACGGTCCGCACCTGATCCATTTCGTCGCCCGCGTGGACGATGCGCGCGCCTCGCTGGAGGCGCTGTCGCGCCACCACGCACACATCGATCGCGGCCCCTTGATCGAAGCCGCACGCGACACGGCCGCCGGCCGCCTCGAATGGCAAATCACCGTGCGCGACGACGGCCAGCGCCTTTTCTACGGCGCGCTGCCGACGTTGATCCAGTGGGGCGCAGTGCACCCGGTCGAGAGCCTGCCAACTTCGGGGGTCTCGCTGCGTTCGATGCATCTGACACACCCGCGCGCCGACGACCTTGCAACCGCGCTGACAGCCATCGGCCTCGTTGACATGAACGTGCTCGCCGGCGCACCGAATCTTGTCGCCGTGCTCGACACGCCGCGCGGCCCCGTCACGCTCGAATCCAAGGGACTCTGA
- a CDS encoding LysE family translocator, which translates to MLSVTELTWFAIASLLLALTPGPNMIYCVSRTLVQGRRAGFVSLAGVLLAFLVHLVAAALGLTALLLAVPLAFDAIRLIGAAYLLWLAWQAVKPGGTAPFEPRALPADRPGKLFRMGFLTNLLNPKVAMFYLSFFPQFIHPERGSVLLQSAMLGAVQITGSALVNATLVFGAAGITAVLSQSTGWLRTQRYVMGAVLAAIAVRIALTERK; encoded by the coding sequence ATGCTTTCTGTCACCGAACTCACCTGGTTCGCCATCGCCTCGCTGCTGCTGGCGCTGACCCCGGGGCCGAACATGATCTATTGCGTCTCGCGCACGCTGGTGCAGGGGCGGCGCGCGGGGTTCGTCTCGCTGGCGGGCGTGTTGCTGGCGTTTCTGGTGCATCTGGTCGCCGCGGCGCTCGGGCTGACGGCGCTGTTGCTCGCCGTGCCGCTGGCCTTCGATGCGATACGCCTGATCGGCGCGGCTTACCTGCTTTGGCTCGCATGGCAGGCGGTGAAGCCCGGCGGCACAGCGCCCTTCGAGCCGCGTGCACTGCCGGCGGACCGGCCGGGCAAGCTCTTTCGCATGGGCTTCCTGACCAACCTGTTGAACCCGAAGGTGGCGATGTTCTACCTCTCGTTCTTTCCGCAATTCATTCACCCGGAGCGTGGCTCGGTGTTGCTGCAAAGCGCGATGCTGGGCGCGGTGCAGATCACAGGCAGTGCGCTGGTCAATGCGACGCTGGTGTTCGGCGCGGCGGGCATCACGGCAGTGCTGTCGCAGAGCACCGGCTGGCTGCGTACGCAGCGCTACGTGATGGGCGCCGTGCTCGCAGCCATCGCAGTGCGCATCGCGCTGACGGAGCGCAAATGA
- a CDS encoding threonine dehydratase, which produces MLFDREEIEAAQRTVYAAMPPTPQYAWPLLSTRLGATVWVKHENHTPVGAFKIRGGLTYFEMLARQQPTVRHVISATRGNHGQSVGFAARRHGLAATIVVPHGNSVEKNASMRALGVTLIEHGNDFQEASEHAGMLATRDGLHRVPSFHRDLVRGVATAYVEFFDALRDTPPDVLFVPIGLGSGFAAAAVARAHCGVSTQIIGVVSSHATAYRDSFKAGRMMEAPVSTRLADGMACRTPVPEALQVIQREADDVIAVSDDEVAEAMRALFIDTHNVAEGAGAAALAAALQQQDRWRGKTVGIALTGGNVDTGMFAGVLAS; this is translated from the coding sequence ATGCTGTTCGACCGCGAAGAAATCGAAGCCGCACAACGAACGGTGTATGCCGCCATGCCGCCGACGCCGCAATACGCGTGGCCGCTGCTGTCCACACGGCTCGGCGCTACGGTGTGGGTCAAGCACGAGAACCACACGCCGGTCGGCGCCTTCAAGATCCGTGGCGGCCTCACTTACTTTGAGATGCTGGCGCGGCAACAGCCCACCGTGCGCCATGTGATCAGTGCAACCCGCGGCAACCACGGGCAGTCGGTCGGCTTCGCAGCACGGCGCCACGGGCTCGCCGCCACCATCGTCGTGCCGCACGGCAACTCGGTCGAAAAGAACGCTTCCATGCGCGCGCTCGGCGTCACGCTGATCGAACACGGCAACGATTTTCAGGAGGCGAGCGAACATGCCGGCATGCTGGCCACGCGCGACGGCCTGCACCGCGTGCCGTCGTTTCATCGCGATCTGGTGCGCGGCGTCGCCACGGCGTATGTCGAATTCTTCGACGCCTTGCGCGACACGCCACCCGACGTTCTGTTCGTCCCGATCGGGCTCGGTTCCGGCTTTGCAGCCGCCGCCGTGGCGCGCGCGCATTGCGGCGTGTCGACGCAAATCATCGGCGTGGTGTCGTCGCACGCCACGGCCTACCGCGATTCCTTCAAGGCAGGACGGATGATGGAGGCGCCTGTCAGCACGCGACTGGCTGACGGCATGGCCTGCCGAACGCCCGTGCCCGAGGCACTTCAGGTCATCCAACGCGAAGCCGACGATGTGATTGCGGTGAGTGACGACGAAGTCGCCGAAGCCATGCGTGCGCTATTTATTGATACGCACAACGTGGCCGAGGGTGCCGGTGCTGCGGCGCTGGCAGCGGCCCTGCAACAGCAGGACCGCTGGCGCGGCAAGACGGTGGGCATTGCGCTCACCGGCGGCAATGTCGACACCGGCATGTTCGCCGGTGTCCTTGCAAGCTAG
- a CDS encoding autotransporter outer membrane beta-barrel domain-containing protein, which translates to MNTSYRSVWNHALGAWVAVSEVTRSRGKRSGSTVAIVAAALIGGLGATGALAQSTSYGATGTYNTPINASGGVTLTVAPTAVADQTGLISNFTTAGGIVKDGTGTLQLSNTGNSYVGVTSIAAGILRISSDLVLGNAANGLQLNGGTLQFGAGGVTSARAITVSVGGGSIDVNDAFANVLSGGFAGSGALALVNLGTSPSETTRLTLSGSSAGFTGTTQVGRNDVPNVPASGRINIAITSNGALGTGGNAVSIYNNGELDFTGTGVTAGNLQIQTLRSTDTLGTNSGVTFAAGASAGNATISSKAAGALIDFQAGTTAATSTLNNSGGGRIYFEGNSTGGTATINNTDGRLYLLGTVDLSGAKVNNAVAGTVYISDSTTGVAIGRLSGAGNVVLGGKALTVGAASILGDSDTVSGVISDLGKQFKDLNGNGYNNAATATGGSVVKVGAGTLALTGASTYSGGTGITAGTLAFNNAQALGTGAVVMTGGELLATNDVAFGDALQSITFNGSATVAAATGKTFTFTAGITNKASVATFGNATDNGVVLFTPASVTTTNVASLNVAGGTLRAGDATGLNALTSINASTTVAKGATLDLNSFNTSVANLQGAGTVLTGTDASKALTVNAGNFAGSIQGADSLIKNTGGTLVLSGVNTYGGATTVNAGVLRAGAANVLPVGTALTVANAATFDLNGQAQTIGSLAGVAGSAVTLGSATLTTGGNNASTAFNGVVSGTGSLVKTGTGTFTLGGANSYAGATNVNAGTLQASAANVLPSNTAVTVANGATLALANQAQTIGSLAGAGAVTLGSAALTTGGANTSTAFTGAIFGSGSLIKTGTGVFAVSGANTYTGTTTVAQGTLSATAANALSAASAHTVASGATLALNGNSQTVASLTNSGIVSIVGTTPGTTLTVNGAYVGNGGTLALGTLLGANGTSDRLVLNGAGASASGSTNVAITNFGGLGALTTGNGIEVVTAQGGATSTKTAFALAGGHVDAGAFQYRLYAADAAGNGSSFFLRSQDTTQVAPVTPGTPVTPTFPTLSVPSYRAEVPVYSAMGNVLRQGDLAMLGNLHRRMGDEANVAAAPATGASSATGDTGWGSGNRRAWGRVFGGTTTIAQNGTVGTDTRASTTGFQTGVDLFANDRWNAGVYIGALRTDANVNGNFGLGGLSGYAGSFRADSQYLAGYATYQIPQGMYADFVLQYGRQDVTADALFKPSAKTKGDSLLASAEVGQRFAIGDGWAIEPQAQLVYHRLNLDNTGITGFTNVQQNPDSQILGRIGVRFAGDMMTSMGRFQPYARVNLWHGFGGTDTATFVGLAGATTISSRIGYTSTELAVGATLSVTKSVSLYGEVGKLFHSGGSDARVKTSVQGSLGVKFAF; encoded by the coding sequence TTGAACACCTCGTATCGCAGCGTCTGGAACCATGCACTCGGCGCATGGGTTGCCGTTTCTGAAGTCACACGTTCGCGCGGCAAACGTTCCGGGTCGACTGTGGCCATCGTGGCCGCAGCGCTGATTGGTGGATTGGGTGCGACCGGGGCGCTTGCGCAGTCGACTTCCTATGGGGCGACCGGCACGTACAACACTCCGATCAACGCATCGGGCGGCGTGACGCTCACGGTGGCTCCGACGGCTGTCGCAGACCAGACCGGTTTGATCAGTAACTTCACGACTGCCGGTGGAATCGTCAAGGACGGTACGGGCACGCTGCAACTGAGTAACACAGGCAACTCCTACGTCGGCGTCACCTCGATTGCGGCCGGCATTTTGCGCATTTCCAGTGATCTTGTATTGGGAAACGCGGCCAACGGCTTGCAACTCAACGGGGGCACACTCCAGTTCGGAGCCGGCGGCGTAACGAGCGCGCGGGCCATAACCGTATCGGTTGGCGGTGGCTCGATTGACGTCAACGACGCCTTCGCAAATGTCCTGAGCGGCGGCTTCGCCGGCAGCGGTGCACTGGCGCTGGTCAACCTCGGGACCAGCCCGAGCGAAACGACGCGACTGACACTGTCGGGCAGCAGCGCAGGGTTTACCGGAACCACGCAAGTCGGCCGCAACGATGTGCCGAATGTCCCCGCTTCGGGCCGCATCAATATCGCGATCACGAGCAACGGCGCCCTCGGGACGGGCGGCAACGCGGTCAGCATCTACAACAACGGCGAGCTCGACTTCACGGGCACTGGTGTTACTGCCGGCAACTTGCAGATCCAAACGCTGAGAAGTACCGACACGCTGGGAACGAACTCCGGCGTGACGTTCGCTGCCGGCGCGTCGGCTGGCAATGCCACCATCAGCAGCAAGGCTGCCGGCGCGTTGATCGACTTTCAAGCCGGTACGACGGCGGCAACGTCGACCCTCAACAACAGCGGCGGCGGTCGAATCTATTTCGAGGGCAACAGCACGGGCGGCACTGCCACGATCAACAACACCGACGGTCGGCTGTATCTCCTGGGCACGGTAGATCTGAGCGGTGCCAAGGTGAACAACGCCGTCGCCGGCACGGTCTATATCAGCGACTCCACCACCGGCGTTGCGATCGGCAGGCTGTCAGGCGCCGGCAACGTGGTCTTGGGCGGAAAAGCGTTGACGGTCGGCGCTGCCAGCATTCTGGGTGACAGCGACACCGTCAGCGGCGTCATTTCTGACTTGGGCAAGCAGTTCAAGGACCTCAATGGCAACGGCTACAACAACGCCGCCACTGCGACCGGCGGTTCAGTCGTCAAAGTCGGCGCCGGAACGCTGGCGCTGACCGGCGCCAGCACCTATTCGGGCGGTACGGGCATCACTGCGGGAACCCTGGCGTTCAATAACGCGCAAGCTTTGGGCACTGGCGCGGTCGTCATGACCGGTGGTGAATTGCTGGCGACAAACGATGTGGCGTTCGGCGATGCCTTGCAGAGCATCACTTTCAACGGATCGGCCACCGTGGCCGCAGCGACAGGCAAGACGTTTACTTTCACGGCTGGCATCACGAACAAGGCATCGGTCGCGACCTTCGGCAACGCGACCGACAACGGCGTGGTGCTGTTCACGCCTGCGTCCGTCACAACGACCAACGTGGCGAGCCTGAACGTGGCCGGCGGCACACTGCGCGCCGGCGACGCCACCGGCCTCAACGCTCTGACCTCGATCAATGCATCGACGACGGTTGCCAAGGGCGCAACGCTCGATCTCAACAGTTTCAACACGAGCGTTGCCAACCTGCAAGGTGCTGGAACGGTACTGACGGGCACGGACGCTTCCAAGGCGCTGACGGTCAACGCTGGCAACTTCGCTGGCTCGATCCAGGGCGCAGACAGCCTCATCAAGAACACTGGCGGCACCCTCGTCCTGTCGGGCGTCAACACGTACGGCGGCGCGACCACGGTCAACGCGGGCGTCTTGCGCGCCGGTGCCGCCAATGTGCTGCCGGTCGGTACGGCGCTCACCGTTGCAAATGCTGCCACCTTCGACCTGAATGGCCAGGCGCAGACCATCGGTTCCCTGGCCGGCGTCGCCGGCAGCGCTGTCACGCTCGGCAGTGCAACGCTCACGACCGGTGGCAACAACGCGAGCACGGCCTTCAACGGTGTGGTCTCGGGCACCGGGTCGCTGGTGAAGACGGGCACCGGCACCTTCACGCTCGGCGGCGCTAACAGCTATGCCGGTGCCACCAACGTGAATGCCGGAACTCTTCAGGCCAGTGCGGCCAACGTGCTGCCATCCAATACGGCCGTGACCGTGGCCAACGGCGCTACGCTCGCACTCGCCAACCAGGCGCAGACCATCGGCTCGCTGGCCGGCGCAGGCGCCGTGACGCTCGGCTCTGCCGCACTGACCACCGGCGGCGCGAATACCAGCACGGCCTTCACTGGCGCGATCTTCGGCAGCGGCTCGCTGATAAAGACAGGCACCGGCGTCTTCGCCGTCTCAGGTGCCAACACGTACACCGGCACCACCACCGTGGCCCAGGGCACGCTCTCGGCGACCGCAGCCAATGCCCTCAGCGCCGCCTCGGCCCACACCGTCGCCTCTGGCGCCACCCTGGCGCTCAACGGCAACAGCCAGACCGTCGCCTCGCTCACCAACTCGGGCATCGTATCGATCGTCGGCACCACACCCGGCACCACGCTGACGGTGAACGGCGCGTACGTGGGCAACGGCGGTACGCTGGCACTGGGCACCCTGCTCGGCGCCAACGGCACCTCCGACCGCCTGGTGTTGAACGGCGCGGGTGCTAGCGCCTCGGGCTCGACCAACGTCGCCATCACCAACTTCGGCGGCCTGGGCGCACTGACCACCGGCAATGGCATCGAAGTCGTGACCGCACAAGGCGGCGCCACCAGCACCAAGACCGCCTTCGCACTGGCCGGGGGCCACGTCGATGCCGGCGCTTTCCAGTACCGTTTGTACGCAGCCGATGCGGCCGGCAACGGCAGCAGTTTCTTTTTGCGTTCGCAGGACACCACGCAGGTCGCGCCCGTGACGCCAGGCACGCCCGTCACGCCGACCTTCCCGACGCTGAGCGTCCCGAGCTACCGCGCCGAAGTGCCGGTGTATTCGGCAATGGGCAATGTGCTGCGCCAGGGCGACCTGGCGATGCTCGGCAACCTGCACCGCCGCATGGGCGACGAAGCCAACGTCGCTGCGGCGCCCGCCACCGGCGCAAGCAGTGCAACCGGCGACACCGGCTGGGGCAGTGGCAATCGCCGCGCCTGGGGTCGTGTTTTCGGTGGCACCACCACCATCGCGCAAAACGGCACCGTCGGGACCGACACCCGCGCCAGCACCACCGGCTTCCAGACTGGCGTCGACCTCTTCGCCAACGACCGCTGGAACGCCGGCGTCTACATCGGAGCACTGCGCACCGATGCCAACGTCAACGGCAACTTCGGCCTCGGTGGCCTGAGCGGCTATGCCGGCAGCTTCCGCGCCGACAGCCAGTACCTGGCCGGCTACGCGACCTACCAGATCCCGCAAGGCATGTACGCCGACTTTGTGCTGCAGTACGGCCGCCAGGACGTGACCGCCGATGCGCTGTTCAAGCCGAGCGCCAAGACCAAGGGCGACAGCCTGTTGGCCTCGGCTGAAGTCGGCCAGCGCTTTGCGATCGGCGACGGCTGGGCGATCGAGCCGCAGGCCCAGTTGGTGTATCACCGCCTGAACCTGGACAACACCGGCATCACCGGCTTCACCAACGTGCAGCAAAACCCGGACAGTCAGATCCTCGGCCGCATCGGCGTGCGCTTTGCGGGCGACATGATGACGTCTATGGGTCGCTTCCAGCCGTACGCACGGGTGAACCTGTGGCACGGATTCGGTGGTACCGATACGGCGACCTTCGTCGGACTGGCAGGTGCGACCACGATCTCAAGCCGCATCGGCTACACGTCGACCGAATTGGCTGTCGGCGCCACGCTGTCGGTCACCAAGTCGGTGAGCCTGTACGGCGAAGTGGGCAAGCTGTTTCACTCCGGTGGCAGCGATGCGCGGGTGAAGACTTCGGTGCAGGGATCGCTGGGTGTGAAGTTCGCGTTCTAA